A genomic stretch from Dyella sp. M7H15-1 includes:
- a CDS encoding DUF2065 domain-containing protein, translating to MPRDFYAALCLVLVIEGLVLFAAPQGWQAMMREALKLDPRILRLFGALAIGIGLITLHWVH from the coding sequence ATGCCACGCGATTTCTATGCCGCGCTATGTCTGGTGCTGGTGATCGAAGGTCTCGTGCTATTTGCCGCTCCACAAGGTTGGCAGGCGATGATGCGCGAAGCCTTGAAGCTGGACCCACGCATCTTGCGCCTATTCGGTGCGCTGGCCATCGGCATTGGTTTGATCACGCTGCATTGGGTGCATTGA
- the miaA gene encoding tRNA (adenosine(37)-N6)-dimethylallyltransferase MiaA, whose protein sequence is MPVDRRPLAIFLMGPTASGKTALACALSECFSLGLISVDSALVYRGLDIGTAKPDAATLARYPHELIDIRDPAEPYSAADFSVDAQAAMQRVRTAGKVPLLVGGTGLYFRALQRGLSSLPQADAEVRARLIEEAAVMGWGGMHQRLAELDPLAAKRIKPNDTQRIQRALEVIALTGQPLSVQQQGGRGWSFPWRVLKLALLPEDRAPLHARIARRFDAMLQHGLLDEVRALRQRGDLQLDLPAIRAVGYRQTWEYLDGLYHAAEWRDKSIFATRQLAKRQITWLRSELDARTLDPEKNDLLDHASGVISLFLG, encoded by the coding sequence ATGCCTGTCGACCGCCGCCCACTCGCCATATTCCTGATGGGCCCGACCGCGTCGGGAAAAACCGCGCTCGCTTGCGCATTGAGCGAATGCTTTTCGCTTGGCCTGATTAGCGTCGACTCCGCCTTGGTCTATCGCGGACTGGACATCGGCACCGCCAAGCCGGATGCCGCCACCCTCGCGCGCTATCCGCACGAGCTAATTGATATCAGGGACCCCGCCGAACCGTATTCGGCTGCTGATTTCAGCGTGGATGCGCAAGCGGCCATGCAGCGTGTGCGCACAGCCGGCAAGGTGCCGCTGCTCGTTGGCGGCACGGGTTTGTATTTCCGCGCCCTGCAACGTGGCCTGTCGAGCTTGCCGCAAGCCGATGCCGAGGTTCGCGCACGGTTGATCGAAGAGGCGGCGGTTATGGGCTGGGGAGGGATGCATCAACGACTGGCCGAACTCGATCCGCTGGCTGCCAAGCGCATCAAGCCCAATGACACCCAGCGCATTCAGCGTGCCCTTGAAGTGATCGCCCTGACTGGGCAGCCCCTAAGCGTCCAGCAGCAGGGTGGCCGAGGATGGTCTTTCCCTTGGCGGGTGCTCAAACTGGCCTTGTTGCCTGAAGACCGGGCGCCACTGCACGCTCGCATTGCCCGGCGTTTCGACGCCATGTTGCAACATGGCCTGCTTGATGAAGTTCGCGCCTTGCGCCAGCGCGGTGACTTGCAGCTCGATTTGCCGGCTATCCGTGCCGTGGGTTACCGCCAGACCTGGGAATATCTGGACGGCCTCTACCATGCAGCCGAATGGCGCGATAAGAGCATCTTCGCTACCCGCCAGCTCGCCAAACGGCAGATTACCTGGCTGCGTAGCGAGCTGGATGCCCGGACCCTGGATCCGGAAAAAAATGACCTGCTAGACCATGCGAGCGGGGTCATAAGCCTGTTTCTAGGCTAA
- a CDS encoding DUF4276 family protein, which produces MPEVIVFAEGPSEEQFLKRVVAPSLHSQQIYVKAFTLRTSQQGRGGAVSFDRLLLNARNTLKQHSKAVLSTFLDLYGLDTDFPEFAAAKAINDVGERVRRLEEALHRAVVGHVHCRPERFIPHIQPYEFEGLLFADVQALSSTEPRWGDYLQKLQAVRDQFETPEHINDSYETKPSRRLESLLQPSYKKVRHGPLAAGRVTLATMEAECLHFRSWMAELRKLAS; this is translated from the coding sequence ATGCCGGAGGTAATTGTCTTCGCAGAAGGCCCGTCGGAGGAGCAGTTCTTAAAGCGGGTCGTAGCGCCATCGCTGCATTCTCAACAGATTTACGTTAAAGCATTTACCTTGCGGACTTCGCAGCAAGGCAGAGGTGGGGCGGTAAGCTTTGACCGCTTGCTGCTGAATGCAAGAAATACCCTGAAGCAGCATTCGAAAGCGGTGCTTAGTACGTTCTTGGATCTCTATGGCCTGGATACTGACTTTCCTGAGTTCGCCGCCGCGAAAGCAATAAATGACGTTGGTGAGCGTGTGCGAAGGCTGGAGGAAGCTTTGCACCGGGCCGTAGTTGGTCACGTGCACTGCAGGCCGGAGCGCTTCATTCCGCACATCCAGCCCTACGAATTCGAAGGACTGTTGTTTGCGGACGTCCAGGCGTTGAGTAGTACTGAGCCTCGGTGGGGCGACTATCTGCAAAAGCTCCAAGCGGTTCGAGATCAATTTGAAACGCCGGAGCACATCAACGACAGCTACGAAACCAAGCCTTCGCGTCGACTGGAGTCGTTGCTGCAGCCCAGCTACAAGAAAGTACGCCATGGACCGCTGGCGGCTGGGCGCGTGACGCTGGCAACGATGGAAGCGGAATGCCTGCATTTTCGAAGCTGGATGGCGGAATTGCGGAAGCTTGCCTCATAG
- a CDS encoding AAA family ATPase, translating to MSKVRSLSINGYKSIRSLKDFKLSDLNVLIGANGAGKSNFISLFRLLNEMYEQRLQLYVQKQGGPDALLHFGRKVTDRLHAEFNFANNCYKFDLIPTADNRLIFKDEISQFLGVYYQTKPEAHLGSGHEESRLRDAKDDYSPYVRDAVKSWRIYHFHDTSDTAKVKQLHATNDNLQLKSDAANLAAYLRMLRKEYGDSYRRIVDTIQLVAPFFGDFVERPGNSENIELEWTQKGRPDTPFKAHMLSDGTLRFVCLATLLLQPSDRRPGTVLIDEPELGLHPYAISVLADIFKQVAETKQLIVSTQSVELVNELSPEDVIVVDQQDGYSTFTRFTEDELEGWLADYSMGELWKRNILGGRP from the coding sequence ATGTCTAAAGTCCGCTCGCTCTCTATCAATGGATACAAATCCATCCGCTCGCTCAAGGACTTCAAGCTCAGCGATTTAAATGTGCTGATCGGTGCGAATGGTGCGGGTAAGAGCAACTTCATCAGTCTTTTCCGGTTGCTCAACGAGATGTATGAGCAACGATTGCAGCTGTATGTGCAAAAGCAAGGTGGTCCGGACGCGTTGCTGCATTTTGGTCGCAAGGTCACGGATCGACTTCACGCGGAATTTAATTTCGCAAACAACTGTTATAAGTTTGATTTGATTCCCACCGCTGATAACAGACTGATTTTTAAGGACGAGATAAGTCAATTCCTTGGGGTTTATTATCAAACAAAGCCGGAAGCGCATCTTGGATCAGGTCATGAAGAATCCAGGTTGAGGGATGCCAAAGACGACTATTCGCCCTATGTTAGGGATGCTGTAAAGAGCTGGCGTATCTATCATTTTCACGACACGAGCGATACGGCCAAGGTCAAGCAGCTCCATGCTACCAACGATAACCTGCAGCTGAAGTCCGATGCCGCCAATCTAGCGGCCTATCTGCGAATGCTTCGAAAGGAATACGGGGATTCATATCGTCGTATTGTCGATACCATTCAACTGGTGGCCCCGTTCTTTGGAGATTTTGTAGAGCGTCCCGGGAATTCAGAAAACATAGAGCTTGAGTGGACTCAAAAGGGACGGCCAGATACTCCTTTCAAAGCGCATATGCTGTCTGATGGAACGTTGCGTTTCGTCTGCTTGGCGACGTTGTTGCTACAACCATCCGATCGTCGGCCAGGCACCGTTTTGATCGATGAGCCTGAGCTTGGCTTACACCCCTATGCCATTTCGGTGTTGGCTGACATATTCAAGCAGGTTGCCGAAACGAAGCAGCTGATCGTTTCAACCCAGTCGGTAGAGTTGGTCAATGAACTGTCCCCCGAGGATGTCATCGTCGTGGATCAGCAAGACGGATATTCCACTTTCACTCGCTTTACGGAAGACGAGCTGGAGGGCTGGCTAGCTGACTACAGCATGGGCGAACTTTGGAAGCGCAATATCCTGGGCGGGAGGCCGTAA
- the hflK gene encoding FtsH protease activity modulator HflK: MAWNEPGNGQRDPWNKNKRSTGGKSGMEATFKGLSKRLGKLGGSGGLFTIIGVFILAWLLMTSYAAIGPGQVGVVQRFGAYARTLGPGFHVKLPLPMETVQPVATSRVRAISDQIRMLTRDEDIVLVDFNVQYQVTDPQKYLFNARDPDGTLNEAAQAAVSAVIGAQLMEDILTGQGENNAPAPSLVSLQQQVHVQLQHTLDAYDCGLRVTDVSFQAITPPQEVKDAFDDVNAARQDRQGLIDQAHAGTRQEISLANGDAKRLAAEADAYKSQRIARAQGDAERFNLILKEYKAAPDVTRRRLWLETMEDILRASNKVIDDSDGHSVINITNDHTDGPLAATNLSGVGTVAQPGNAFGDDADKGKQP, encoded by the coding sequence ATGGCCTGGAACGAACCCGGAAACGGGCAGCGCGATCCATGGAACAAGAACAAACGCAGCACCGGTGGCAAATCGGGTATGGAAGCGACGTTCAAGGGCCTGTCCAAGCGACTGGGCAAGCTGGGTGGGTCGGGCGGTCTGTTCACCATCATCGGTGTGTTCATCCTGGCTTGGCTGCTGATGACCAGCTATGCCGCGATCGGCCCCGGACAGGTGGGTGTGGTGCAGCGTTTTGGTGCCTATGCACGCACCTTGGGTCCCGGGTTCCACGTCAAGCTTCCGCTGCCGATGGAAACCGTGCAGCCGGTGGCGACGTCGCGCGTGCGCGCCATATCCGACCAGATCCGCATGTTGACCCGCGACGAGGACATCGTCCTGGTCGACTTCAATGTGCAATATCAGGTGACCGATCCGCAGAAGTACCTGTTCAACGCCCGCGATCCGGACGGTACGCTCAACGAAGCGGCCCAGGCCGCTGTGAGCGCGGTGATTGGCGCCCAACTGATGGAAGACATCCTCACCGGTCAGGGTGAGAACAACGCTCCCGCGCCGTCGCTGGTTTCCTTGCAGCAGCAGGTGCACGTGCAGTTGCAACACACGCTGGATGCCTATGACTGCGGTCTGCGTGTCACGGATGTGAGCTTCCAGGCCATCACGCCGCCGCAGGAGGTGAAAGACGCCTTCGACGACGTGAACGCCGCGCGCCAGGATCGCCAGGGTCTGATCGATCAGGCACATGCGGGCACCCGTCAGGAAATCTCGCTCGCCAACGGCGACGCCAAGCGGCTGGCGGCGGAAGCCGATGCCTACAAGTCGCAACGCATCGCGCGTGCGCAGGGCGATGCCGAACGCTTCAACCTGATCCTCAAAGAATATAAGGCCGCGCCAGATGTCACCCGTCGCCGCCTGTGGCTGGAAACCATGGAAGACATCCTGCGCGCCAGCAACAAGGTGATCGATGATTCCGATGGCCACAGCGTCATCAACATTACCAACGATCATACGGATGGCCCGCTTGCCGCCACCAACTTGTCGGGCGTGGGCACAGTGGCGCAGCCGGGCAATGCCTTTGGCGATGATGCGGACAAGGGGAAGCAGCCATGA
- the hflC gene encoding protease modulator HflC, translated as MKTTAAIIIVLALLLGFNSLYIVSEGQSALVLQFGKILRTDKQPGLHAKVPLLQQSLTLDDRILSFDGQPERYVTADKQSVNVDFYVKWRMANPADYYRATGGDELQAGQRLSPIVSNALRGIVDTRSLQQLIASNAGDLAAGTVQQSNEQAEKTLGISVVDVRITGIEFPDDIKASVYKRMQTERQQQAAAVRADGKQEAETIKADADRQAQIIRANAESDADKVKGEGDAQAAQIYAQAYAEDPDFFAFYRSLDAYKKAFGDGKGTIILKPDSEFLRYFGNPAPAPARH; from the coding sequence ATGAAAACCACCGCTGCCATCATCATCGTTTTGGCGCTGTTGCTCGGCTTCAACAGCCTCTACATCGTCAGTGAAGGGCAGAGCGCGCTGGTGCTGCAGTTCGGCAAAATTCTGCGCACCGACAAGCAACCCGGCCTGCACGCTAAGGTGCCGTTGCTGCAACAGTCGCTCACGCTGGATGATCGCATCCTGTCGTTTGACGGCCAGCCGGAGCGTTACGTCACCGCCGACAAGCAAAGTGTCAACGTCGACTTCTACGTAAAGTGGCGCATGGCCAACCCGGCGGATTACTACCGCGCTACAGGTGGCGACGAACTGCAGGCTGGCCAGCGTCTCAGTCCCATCGTCAGCAATGCGTTGCGCGGCATCGTCGATACACGCAGCCTGCAACAGTTGATCGCCAGCAACGCGGGCGACCTGGCTGCCGGCACCGTGCAGCAGTCCAACGAGCAGGCGGAAAAGACGCTGGGCATCTCGGTGGTCGACGTGCGTATCACAGGCATTGAATTCCCCGATGACATCAAAGCTTCCGTCTACAAGCGCATGCAGACCGAGCGCCAGCAGCAGGCAGCGGCCGTTCGCGCGGACGGCAAGCAGGAGGCCGAAACGATCAAGGCTGATGCCGATCGTCAGGCACAGATCATCCGTGCCAATGCCGAGAGCGACGCCGACAAAGTGAAGGGCGAGGGCGATGCGCAGGCAGCGCAAATTTACGCCCAGGCCTACGCGGAGGATCCGGATTTCTTTGCCTTCTACCGCAGCCTGGATGCCTACAAAAAGGCCTTCGGCGACGGCAAGGGCACCATCATCCTGAAGCCCGATTCCGAGTTCCTGCGTTACTTCGGCAATCCGGCGCCCGCACCGGCCCGGCACTAA
- the sufT gene encoding putative Fe-S cluster assembly protein SufT, with protein sequence MSGFSLSSEPFTLTRDCSAVMVPQGESVTLPAGQVGYITQALGGSFTVYVEGNLFRIAGNDADALDKEPPPPLELAADASDADVEKLIWQQLRTVFDPEIPINVVELGLVYDVSVELLAHDQRKIYVKMTLTAPGCGMGDVLIDDARTKLELIPTVVEADVDLVFDPPWNHSMMSDAAKLETGML encoded by the coding sequence ATGAGCGGTTTCAGTCTTAGCAGCGAACCATTCACCCTGACGCGAGACTGCAGCGCGGTCATGGTGCCCCAGGGCGAAAGCGTGACCCTTCCAGCTGGTCAGGTAGGCTACATCACCCAGGCGCTGGGTGGCAGCTTTACCGTGTATGTGGAAGGCAACCTATTCCGCATTGCCGGCAACGATGCCGATGCGCTGGACAAGGAGCCACCACCACCCCTGGAGCTGGCCGCCGACGCCAGCGACGCCGATGTCGAGAAGCTGATTTGGCAGCAGTTGCGTACCGTGTTCGATCCGGAAATCCCGATCAACGTGGTTGAGCTGGGGCTGGTCTACGACGTGAGCGTGGAGCTGCTCGCCCACGATCAGCGCAAGATCTACGTGAAGATGACCCTGACTGCGCCGGGTTGCGGCATGGGCGATGTGCTGATCGATGATGCGCGCACCAAACTGGAATTGATTCCTACGGTGGTCGAGGCGGATGTGGATCTGGTATTCGACCCGCCGTGGAACCATTCGATGATGTCGGACGCGGCAAAACTCGAAACCGGCATGCTTTGA
- the hflX gene encoding ribosome rescue GTPase HflX — MFDRQKKGERAVLVLPHSRGGSDTAERAEEFVELVKSAGAEVLATIPARIDVPNPRYYIGTGKAEEVAEAVRALGADLVLVDHMLSPVQERNLEKALSTRVVDRAGLILDIFAQRARSHEGKMEVELAQLKHLATRLVRGWTHLDAQRGGAIGNRGPGETQLETDRRLLAERVKMLSQRLEKVQTQRSQQRRARLRNTVPRVALVGYTNAGKSTLFNTLTQGEAYAADQLFATLDPTVRKLDDLSCGPAVLADTVGFVRDLPHDLVAAFRGTLAEARDADLLLHVSDAADDEREHLHQVVDQVLEEIDAGDLPQLHVMNKIDLTDSKPRIVRDAEGVPQQVWLSAHTGEGLDLLRQALGELLGGERVQSELRLPLSAGRLHARLRAAGAIAEEAVDEEGWRLRIDAPRSVLASLLYGMEGEPLRGLL; from the coding sequence CTGTTCGATAGACAAAAGAAAGGCGAACGTGCTGTGTTGGTCCTGCCGCATTCGCGCGGCGGGAGCGATACGGCCGAGCGGGCCGAGGAATTCGTTGAGCTGGTGAAATCGGCCGGCGCCGAAGTGCTGGCGACGATTCCAGCCCGCATTGACGTGCCCAATCCACGCTATTACATCGGTACCGGCAAGGCCGAAGAGGTTGCCGAAGCGGTGCGTGCGCTGGGTGCCGACCTGGTGCTGGTGGATCATATGCTCAGCCCGGTGCAGGAGCGCAATCTGGAGAAGGCGCTCAGCACCCGCGTGGTCGATCGTGCCGGGTTGATCCTGGACATCTTCGCCCAACGCGCCCGTTCGCATGAAGGCAAGATGGAAGTGGAGCTGGCCCAGCTAAAGCACCTGGCTACCCGTTTGGTACGTGGATGGACCCATTTGGACGCGCAACGCGGCGGTGCCATCGGCAACCGCGGCCCTGGCGAAACCCAGCTCGAAACCGACCGCCGCCTGCTGGCTGAGCGCGTGAAAATGCTCAGCCAGCGACTGGAAAAAGTGCAGACCCAGCGCAGCCAGCAACGCCGCGCCCGTCTGCGCAATACCGTGCCGCGTGTCGCCTTGGTGGGTTACACCAATGCGGGCAAATCCACGCTGTTCAACACGCTTACACAAGGTGAGGCGTACGCAGCCGATCAACTCTTCGCCACGCTTGATCCTACCGTGCGCAAACTGGATGATCTGAGCTGCGGTCCCGCCGTGCTGGCCGATACCGTGGGCTTTGTCCGCGATCTTCCGCATGATCTGGTCGCGGCCTTCCGCGGCACCCTGGCTGAAGCGCGCGATGCGGACTTGCTGCTGCATGTCAGCGATGCGGCCGACGATGAACGCGAACACCTGCATCAGGTAGTCGATCAGGTGCTGGAAGAAATTGACGCTGGCGATCTGCCGCAACTGCACGTGATGAACAAGATCGACCTTACTGACAGCAAGCCGCGTATCGTGCGCGATGCGGAAGGTGTGCCGCAGCAGGTGTGGTTGTCCGCCCATACCGGCGAAGGTCTGGACCTGCTGCGCCAGGCTTTGGGTGAGTTGCTCGGCGGCGAGCGGGTGCAATCCGAATTGCGCTTGCCTTTGTCGGCCGGTCGCCTGCATGCCAGGCTTCGTGCCGCGGGTGCCATTGCCGAGGAAGCGGTCGACGAAGAAGGCTGGCGCCTGCGTATCGATGCCCCACGTAGTGTGCTGGCGTCGTTGCTCTATGGAATGGAAGGCGAGCCGCTGCGCGGTTTGCTGTAG
- the hfq gene encoding RNA chaperone Hfq, whose product MSKGQSLQDPFLNALRRERVPVAIYLVNGIKLQGTIESFDQFVVLLRNQVSQMVYKHAISTVVPSRNVRVGNGHEGHDDHENHFEHVSAENEG is encoded by the coding sequence ATGTCAAAAGGGCAATCCTTGCAAGATCCGTTTCTAAATGCATTGCGCCGTGAGCGCGTACCGGTCGCCATCTACCTGGTGAATGGCATTAAGCTGCAGGGCACGATCGAATCCTTCGATCAGTTCGTGGTGTTGCTGCGCAACCAGGTGAGTCAGATGGTTTACAAACACGCCATCTCCACAGTGGTGCCCAGTCGTAACGTGCGTGTCGGCAATGGCCACGAAGGTCATGACGACCACGAAAACCACTTTGAGCACGTGTCGGCGGAAAACGAAGGTTGA
- the tdh gene encoding L-threonine 3-dehydrogenase yields MPQTMKALVKRHAEKGIWMEEVPVPEVGPNEVLIKLEKTAICGTDLHIYKWDEWSQRTIQPGLTIGHEFVGRIVEIGPGVTGYKMGDRVSAEGHIVCSHCRNCRAGRQHLCPNTIGIGVNRNGAFAEYMSMPASNLWPIPDQIPSELAAFFDPYGNAAHCALEFDMVGEDVLITGAGPIGIIAAGIAKHVGARNVVVTDVNDYRLKLAADMGATRVVNVANQSLKDVMKDLHMEGFDVGLEMSGNQRAFNDMLDCMYHGGKVALLGILPKGAGIDWDRVIFKGLTLQGIYGRRMYETWYKMTQMVLTGFPLQKVLTHQIHIDDFQKGFDLMDAGTCGKVVCSWH; encoded by the coding sequence ATGCCGCAAACAATGAAAGCCCTGGTCAAGCGTCACGCCGAAAAAGGCATCTGGATGGAAGAAGTGCCGGTTCCAGAGGTCGGCCCGAACGAGGTGCTGATCAAGCTGGAAAAAACCGCCATCTGTGGCACCGACCTGCATATCTACAAGTGGGACGAGTGGTCCCAGCGCACCATCCAGCCTGGCCTGACCATCGGCCATGAATTCGTTGGCCGCATCGTGGAAATCGGCCCCGGCGTTACCGGCTACAAAATGGGTGATCGCGTTTCCGCCGAAGGCCATATCGTATGTAGCCATTGTCGCAACTGCCGCGCGGGTCGCCAGCACCTGTGTCCGAACACTATCGGCATCGGCGTGAACCGCAACGGTGCGTTTGCCGAATACATGTCTATGCCGGCGTCCAACCTGTGGCCGATTCCGGACCAGATTCCGTCGGAATTGGCGGCTTTCTTCGACCCCTATGGCAACGCCGCGCACTGCGCGCTGGAATTCGACATGGTGGGTGAAGATGTATTGATCACCGGTGCGGGCCCGATCGGCATCATCGCTGCGGGCATCGCCAAGCATGTCGGCGCGCGCAATGTGGTGGTGACCGACGTCAACGATTACCGCCTCAAGCTCGCCGCCGACATGGGTGCGACGCGTGTGGTGAATGTGGCAAACCAGTCGCTGAAAGACGTGATGAAGGACCTGCACATGGAAGGCTTCGACGTGGGCCTGGAAATGAGCGGCAACCAGCGCGCCTTCAACGATATGCTCGATTGCATGTACCACGGCGGCAAAGTCGCCCTGCTCGGCATCCTGCCCAAGGGCGCTGGCATCGACTGGGACCGGGTGATCTTCAAGGGGCTCACCCTGCAAGGCATCTATGGCCGTCGCATGTATGAGACCTGGTACAAGATGACCCAGATGGTGCTGACCGGTTTCCCGTTGCAGAAGGTGCTGACGCACCAGATTCACATTGACGATTTTCAGAAAGGTTTCGACCTGATGGATGCCGGTACTTGCGGCAAGGTTGTCTGTTCCTGGCACTAA
- a CDS encoding adenylosuccinate synthase has protein sequence MGKSVVILGAQWGDEGKGKIVDLLTERVVAVARFQGGHNAGHTLVIKGKKTVLHLIPSGILRDGALCLIGNGVVLSPAALKQEIEELEARSVNVRPRLKISPATPLIMPYHIAVDKAREIASGAKAIGTTGRGIGPAYEDKVARRSVRVADLMYPHELPEQIKAAVDYHNFILTQWLKAEPVDYQQVLDDALAYGEFIRPMVDDVATILHDVRKEGGNILFEGAQGSLLDIDHGTYPYVTSSNTTVGGALAGTGVGAGDIDYVLGICKAYATRVGGGPFPTELHDDMGERLRKVGNEFGASTGRPRRCGWIDLVALKRAVQINGINGLAITKLDVLDGLDTIKVCIAYEYRGKRRELAPLDADGWAECKPVYLEFPGWSESTAGIRDWNKLPPAARAYLRAVEELSGCRLAIVATGADREDTIALDDPFA, from the coding sequence ATGGGTAAGTCAGTCGTAATTCTTGGCGCACAGTGGGGCGACGAAGGCAAAGGCAAGATCGTCGATCTGTTGACCGAACGCGTAGTCGCCGTTGCGCGCTTCCAGGGCGGCCACAACGCCGGCCACACCCTTGTCATCAAAGGCAAGAAAACCGTGCTTCACCTGATTCCTTCCGGCATTCTGCGCGACGGTGCACTGTGTCTGATCGGCAACGGTGTAGTGCTGTCGCCGGCCGCACTCAAGCAGGAAATCGAAGAACTGGAAGCGCGGAGCGTGAACGTCCGCCCGCGCCTGAAGATCAGCCCAGCCACCCCGCTGATCATGCCGTACCACATTGCCGTGGATAAGGCACGCGAAATCGCCTCCGGCGCCAAGGCCATCGGCACTACTGGTCGTGGCATCGGCCCGGCCTACGAAGACAAGGTCGCCCGCCGCAGCGTGCGCGTCGCCGACCTGATGTATCCGCACGAGTTGCCGGAGCAGATCAAGGCTGCCGTCGACTACCACAACTTCATCCTCACCCAATGGCTGAAGGCCGAGCCGGTCGACTACCAGCAGGTGCTCGACGACGCGCTGGCCTACGGCGAATTCATTCGCCCGATGGTTGACGATGTCGCCACTATCCTGCACGACGTGCGCAAGGAAGGCGGCAATATCCTGTTCGAAGGCGCGCAGGGTTCATTGCTCGACATCGATCACGGTACCTATCCTTACGTCACTTCCAGCAACACCACCGTAGGCGGCGCATTGGCCGGCACTGGCGTGGGTGCCGGCGACATCGATTACGTGCTTGGCATCTGCAAAGCCTACGCCACCCGCGTCGGCGGCGGCCCGTTCCCCACCGAGCTGCACGATGACATGGGCGAACGCCTGCGCAAGGTCGGCAACGAATTCGGCGCCAGCACCGGCCGGCCGCGCCGCTGTGGCTGGATCGACCTTGTCGCATTGAAGCGCGCCGTGCAGATCAACGGCATCAACGGCTTGGCCATCACCAAGCTAGATGTGCTCGACGGTCTGGACACCATCAAGGTCTGCATCGCCTACGAATACCGCGGCAAGCGTCGCGAACTCGCACCGCTCGATGCCGACGGCTGGGCCGAATGCAAGCCCGTGTACCTGGAATTCCCGGGCTGGAGCGAATCCACTGCCGGCATCCGCGACTGGAACAAGCTGCCGCCGGCGGCGCGTGCTTATCTGCGTGCGGTGGAAGAACTTTCCGGTTGCCGCCTGGCGATCGTGGCGACGGGGGCGGATCGCGAAGATACGATTGCGTTGGATGATCCGTTTGCGTGA